From the genome of Planktothrix sp. FACHB-1365, one region includes:
- the lepA gene encoding translation elongation factor 4, with amino-acid sequence MTNVPVSRIRNFSIIAHIDHGKSTLADRLLEATGAVQKREMKEQFLDSMDLERERGITIKLQAARMNYKADDGEEYVLNLIDTPGHVDFSYEVSRSLAACEGALLVVDASQGVEAQTLANVYLALENNLEIIPVLNKIDLPGAEPDRIKSEIEEIIGLDCSGAVLASAKEGVGIHEILESIVHLVPPPQDTVDQKLRALIFDSYYDSYRGVIVYFRVMDGRVKKGDRVRLMASGKEYEIDEIGVLSPTQIPVDELHAGEVGYFSAAIKAVEDARVGDTITLANSQAEEALPGYTEAKPMVFCGLFPTDSDEYPNLKEALEKLKLNDAALSYEPETSSAMGFGFRCGFLGLLHMEIVQERLEREYDLDLIVTSPSVVYQVTTQKGEVIMVDNPSHLPEPNHREKIEEPYVRVEMITPETYVGSLMELAQGRRGEFKDMRYLAQGRTTLVYEVPLAEVVTDFFDQMKSRSRGYASMEYHLIGYRENALVKLDIMINKDAIDSLAMIVHRDKAYHVGRAMVEKLKELIPRHQFKVPIQATIGSKVIASEHIPALRKDVLAKCYGGDISRKKKLLQKQAKGKKRMKSLGSVDVPQEAFMAVLRLNQES; translated from the coding sequence ATGACTAACGTTCCAGTTTCTCGAATTCGTAACTTTTCTATTATTGCTCATATTGATCATGGCAAGTCTACCCTAGCAGATCGACTGTTGGAAGCGACGGGTGCGGTTCAAAAGCGGGAAATGAAGGAACAATTTCTCGACTCCATGGACTTAGAGCGAGAACGGGGAATTACGATAAAATTGCAAGCCGCCCGGATGAACTACAAAGCCGACGACGGTGAAGAATATGTGTTAAATTTAATCGACACTCCCGGGCACGTTGACTTTTCCTATGAAGTGTCTCGGTCTTTAGCCGCTTGTGAAGGGGCGTTATTAGTCGTTGATGCGTCCCAAGGGGTAGAAGCCCAAACCTTAGCAAATGTTTATCTGGCGTTAGAAAATAACTTAGAAATTATCCCGGTTTTAAATAAAATTGATTTACCCGGAGCCGAACCAGATCGGATTAAAAGTGAAATTGAAGAAATTATTGGTTTAGATTGTTCGGGGGCGGTGTTAGCTTCGGCTAAAGAAGGAGTAGGAATTCATGAAATTTTAGAATCCATTGTCCATTTAGTTCCGCCTCCCCAAGATACGGTTGATCAGAAATTGCGAGCGTTAATTTTTGATAGTTATTATGATAGTTATCGCGGGGTAATTGTTTATTTTCGGGTGATGGATGGACGGGTGAAAAAAGGCGATCGCGTTCGCTTAATGGCATCGGGGAAAGAATACGAAATCGATGAAATTGGTGTATTATCTCCAACCCAAATCCCCGTTGATGAACTCCATGCTGGAGAAGTAGGCTATTTTTCCGCCGCCATTAAAGCTGTTGAAGATGCACGGGTTGGGGATACTATTACCTTAGCTAATAGCCAAGCTGAAGAAGCCCTTCCTGGTTATACCGAAGCAAAACCAATGGTGTTTTGTGGATTATTTCCAACGGATTCCGATGAATATCCTAACTTAAAAGAAGCCTTAGAAAAACTCAAATTAAATGATGCGGCGTTATCCTATGAACCCGAAACATCAAGCGCCATGGGGTTTGGTTTCCGATGTGGATTTTTAGGATTACTGCACATGGAAATTGTGCAGGAACGGTTAGAACGGGAATATGATTTAGACTTAATTGTAACGTCTCCTTCGGTGGTTTATCAAGTTACCACTCAAAAAGGGGAAGTGATTATGGTGGATAACCCCAGTCATTTACCCGAACCCAACCATCGAGAAAAAATAGAAGAACCTTATGTGCGGGTGGAGATGATTACCCCGGAAACCTATGTGGGGAGTTTAATGGAATTAGCCCAAGGTCGTCGGGGTGAATTTAAAGATATGCGTTATTTAGCTCAGGGACGCACCACGTTAGTGTATGAAGTGCCCTTAGCGGAAGTGGTAACGGACTTTTTTGATCAGATGAAATCTCGTTCTCGTGGCTATGCGAGTATGGAATATCATCTGATTGGATATCGAGAAAATGCTTTAGTTAAACTCGATATTATGATTAATAAAGATGCGATTGATTCTTTAGCCATGATTGTTCACCGTGATAAAGCGTATCATGTTGGGCGGGCTATGGTGGAAAAACTCAAAGAATTGATTCCCCGTCATCAATTTAAAGTTCCCATTCAAGCCACAATTGGATCTAAAGTTATCGCTAGTGAACATATTCCGGCGTTAAGAAAAGATGTGTTAGCCAAATGTTATGGGGGGGATATTAGCCGGAAGAAAAAACTTTTACAGAAGCAAGCCAAAGGTAAAAAACGCATGAAATCTTTGGGGTCTGTGGATGTTCCTCAAGAGGCATTTATGGCGGTATTACGGTTGAATCAAGAATCCTAA
- a CDS encoding response regulator → MTATILIVEDELIAAESIARSLRKQGYTVIARINSGEKALEQVSKNCPDLILMDIHLRGELDGVETAKRIREQHQIPIVYITAYSDNSTIERTKETNPSGYLIKPFKPQDVINVVEQVLQSSC, encoded by the coding sequence ATGACAGCCACGATTTTAATTGTTGAAGACGAGTTAATTGCCGCCGAAAGTATTGCCCGGAGTTTAAGAAAACAAGGGTATACAGTTATTGCCCGAATTAATTCAGGAGAAAAAGCGTTAGAACAGGTATCAAAAAATTGCCCGGATTTAATTTTAATGGATATCCACCTACGAGGAGAATTAGATGGCGTAGAAACCGCAAAACGTATTCGAGAACAACACCAAATTCCCATCGTTTATATTACTGCTTATTCTGATAACTCCACCATTGAACGCACCAAAGAAACCAATCCTTCGGGCTATTTAATTAAACCCTTTAAACCTCAAGATGTGATTAATGTTGTTGAACAAGTATTACAATCTAGTTGTTAG
- a CDS encoding PAS domain S-box protein: MRFTVSAPRTVPQKLPKVRLRTTLVVTFVVQIVAAVGLVGYLSFRNAQKAVNTLASQLRSELSARIQQELKSYFENPYRLNQLNSRAFLRGELNVANVETVFPLLDQLKISPFLYGIYCGTSQGEFLGAVRILDDNSIGLWTANPWTGQHLYLYNIDTEGRPTTLKRDSGTIYDPRQRPWYQKAQQTGSPVWTDIYLAFSTGLPTVTASQPIYDPTTGDLLGVCATDVLLPDDFRKFLSSLPIGKSGIAFVSDRTGQLLSSSTNEPLSVGEGKQAKLLPAIDSQNPLIRGATRQLLHQYGSFATLEQSLQTEFTLQGERQFVQVLPFKDGRGLDWLIVVVIPESDFMDEINANNRLTILLCLVALAIAILAGMITSRWISEPILKLSSASKAIAQGELDQHIKAKGITELEILASSFNTMTYQLQESFAKLEAKNADLQQAKEALSAAKEQLEAVLNAVPGSISWMSSEGIYLGVNRDLADRLSLQPEEIIGREIGFFQNSSDYVKFLRQFLASPEQSASQILPIIYNDQRHYYLIVVQKYQQGGAIVTVGIDITERRQAEEALRIAEENYRSIYENALEGIFQYSPQHSYINVNPAMARIYGYDSPHALMEILKDSDYPLYVEPERYIEFINLMQQQETISNFEFQIYRADHHKIWISASAKPVFDGEGNLLYYQGFIADITQRKKAEVERQQFIEELFEVNSNLEIAMQTQLELTEAATRFVPQEFLSLLGYNSIAEVKLGEGVQHEMSILFSDIRDFTSISEKMTPEDNFQFINSYLSRMEPAITQHQGFIDKYIGDAIMALFNGGADDAIQAGITMLKALEEYNSKRGQPHRPKVSIGIGINTGILMLGTVGGENRMDSTVISDAVNLASRIEGVTKYFGVPLLISEHTLNALHNPSLYAIRLMGRINVKGKSEKVSVFEVFDADSPIIKEGKLATKVIFEEAVSLHTLQKHQEAIKAFETCLTLNPIDRVAKLYLEHIHNQLEK; this comes from the coding sequence ATGAGATTTACTGTGTCAGCACCCCGTACTGTTCCCCAAAAATTACCTAAAGTGCGTTTGCGAACAACTCTAGTCGTTACCTTTGTCGTTCAAATTGTTGCGGCGGTTGGATTAGTTGGGTATCTTTCTTTTAGAAATGCTCAAAAAGCAGTCAATACCCTAGCGTCTCAACTGCGGAGCGAACTCAGTGCCCGAATTCAACAGGAACTCAAAAGCTATTTTGAGAACCCCTATCGATTAAATCAACTCAATAGTCGAGCATTTCTACGAGGAGAATTGAATGTTGCTAACGTCGAAACTGTCTTCCCCCTATTAGATCAATTAAAAATATCTCCCTTCCTCTATGGGATTTATTGTGGTACTTCTCAAGGAGAATTTTTAGGGGCGGTGCGAATTTTGGATGATAATTCTATTGGTTTGTGGACAGCAAACCCCTGGACGGGACAGCATTTATACCTCTACAATATTGATACTGAAGGACGACCAACGACCTTAAAGCGCGATAGTGGCACGATTTATGACCCCCGCCAACGCCCTTGGTATCAAAAAGCTCAACAAACAGGAAGTCCCGTCTGGACTGATATCTATTTAGCCTTCTCAACAGGATTACCCACGGTTACCGCCAGTCAACCGATTTATGATCCGACGACTGGAGATCTTCTAGGGGTTTGTGCGACGGATGTGCTACTTCCTGATGATTTCCGTAAATTCCTATCCAGTTTACCGATAGGAAAATCGGGAATTGCATTTGTTAGTGATCGCACTGGTCAGTTATTATCGAGTTCTACCAATGAACCCCTCAGCGTCGGGGAAGGAAAACAGGCGAAACTCCTCCCCGCTATAGACAGTCAAAATCCTTTAATTCGAGGCGCAACCCGACAACTGCTACATCAATATGGGAGTTTTGCCACCCTAGAACAATCTTTACAAACCGAATTTACCCTTCAAGGGGAACGACAATTTGTTCAAGTTTTACCCTTTAAAGATGGTCGGGGATTAGATTGGTTAATTGTGGTTGTGATTCCAGAAAGCGATTTTATGGATGAAATTAATGCTAATAATCGCTTGACAATTTTGTTATGTTTAGTCGCATTAGCGATCGCTATTTTAGCTGGAATGATCACCTCTCGTTGGATTTCAGAACCGATTTTAAAATTAAGTAGCGCCTCGAAAGCTATTGCTCAAGGGGAATTAGATCAACATATTAAAGCCAAAGGGATTACAGAACTAGAAATTTTAGCGAGTTCGTTTAATACGATGACTTATCAACTGCAAGAATCCTTTGCTAAATTAGAAGCTAAAAATGCCGATTTGCAACAGGCAAAAGAAGCTTTATCGGCGGCTAAGGAACAGTTAGAAGCGGTATTAAATGCTGTACCCGGTTCAATTTCTTGGATGAGTTCTGAAGGAATTTATTTGGGGGTAAATCGGGATTTAGCGGATCGTTTAAGCTTGCAACCCGAAGAAATTATTGGTCGAGAAATCGGATTTTTTCAAAATAGTTCAGACTATGTTAAATTCCTCCGCCAGTTTCTCGCTAGTCCAGAACAGTCAGCGTCTCAAATTTTGCCAATTATCTATAATGATCAACGACATTATTACTTAATTGTAGTACAAAAATATCAACAAGGCGGTGCTATTGTTACGGTAGGAATTGATATTACAGAACGTCGTCAAGCGGAAGAAGCTTTGCGAATTGCTGAGGAAAACTATCGAAGTATTTATGAAAATGCGTTAGAAGGGATTTTTCAATATAGTCCTCAACATTCTTATATTAATGTCAATCCAGCCATGGCTCGGATTTATGGGTATGACTCTCCCCACGCTTTGATGGAGATTTTAAAGGATTCTGATTATCCGTTATATGTAGAGCCGGAACGTTATATCGAATTTATTAATTTAATGCAGCAACAGGAAACAATTTCTAATTTTGAATTTCAAATTTATCGGGCTGATCATCATAAAATTTGGATTTCTGCCAGTGCTAAACCTGTTTTTGATGGTGAAGGTAATTTACTTTATTATCAAGGATTTATTGCTGATATTACCCAACGAAAAAAAGCCGAAGTTGAACGTCAACAGTTTATTGAAGAACTATTTGAAGTTAATAGTAATTTAGAAATTGCCATGCAAACGCAATTAGAATTAACAGAAGCAGCCACTCGTTTTGTCCCTCAAGAATTTTTATCGCTCCTGGGTTATAACAGTATTGCAGAAGTGAAGTTAGGGGAAGGTGTACAACATGAAATGTCGATTTTGTTTTCTGATATTCGGGACTTTACCAGCATCAGCGAAAAGATGACCCCAGAAGATAATTTTCAATTTATTAATTCCTATCTTTCTCGGATGGAACCTGCGATTACTCAACATCAAGGGTTTATTGATAAATATATTGGGGATGCGATTATGGCTTTATTTAATGGCGGTGCAGATGATGCTATTCAAGCGGGAATTACTATGTTAAAGGCACTGGAGGAATATAATTCTAAAAGAGGACAACCTCACCGCCCTAAAGTTTCGATTGGGATTGGAATTAATACCGGAATTCTGATGTTAGGAACGGTAGGGGGAGAAAATCGGATGGACAGTACGGTGATTAGTGATGCTGTGAATTTAGCCTCTCGGATTGAAGGCGTAACTAAATATTTTGGTGTTCCTTTATTAATTTCTGAACATACCTTAAACGCCTTACACAATCCTAGCCTTTATGCGATTCGGTTAATGGGTCGGATTAATGTTAAAGGCAAATCGGAAAAGGTGTCTGTTTTTGAAGTGTTTGATGCTGATTCACCTATAATTAAGGAGGGGAAATTAGCCACTAAAGTTATATTTGAAGAAGCGGTTTCTCTGCATACTCTCCAAAAGCATCAGGAAGCTATTAAGGCATTTGAAACCTGTTTAACCCTAAATCCCATTGATCGAGTCGCTAAATTATATTTAGAACATATCCACAATCAACTGGAAAAATAA
- a CDS encoding DUF1825 family protein, which yields MGFFDSDIVQQEAKQLFEDYQSMIKLGSDYGKFDREGKKLYIEQMEGIMDRYRIFMKRFELSEDFMAQMTVEQLRTQLGQFGITPDQMFEQMHHTLERMKSELEKQP from the coding sequence ATGGGATTCTTTGATTCAGACATCGTTCAACAAGAAGCTAAACAGCTATTTGAAGATTATCAATCCATGATCAAGCTTGGAAGTGACTATGGCAAGTTTGATCGCGAAGGCAAAAAACTCTATATTGAGCAGATGGAAGGGATTATGGATCGTTACCGCATTTTTATGAAGCGGTTTGAACTGTCCGAAGATTTTATGGCCCAGATGACCGTTGAACAGTTACGCACCCAACTTGGCCAGTTTGGGATTACCCCCGACCAAATGTTTGAACAGATGCACCATACCCTAGAACGGATGAAGTCGGAATTAGAAAAACAGCCCTAA
- a CDS encoding valine--tRNA ligase, with protein MTATTPSQATKYEPFSTEAKWQQYWEDHQVFKADPNQPGEPYCIMIPPPNVTGSLHMGHAFNNSLIDALIRYHRMKGDNALYLPGMDHASIAVQTILERQLKAEGKTRYDLGREKFLEQAWEWKEKSGGTIVNQLRRLGVSCDWTRERFTLDEGLSKAVLEAFIQLYEDGLIYRGKYLVNWCPASQSAVSDLEVENKEINGNLWHFRYPLSDGSGYVEVATTRPETMLGDTAVAVNPNDIRYKDLIGKTLTLPIMKREIPIIADEFVDPSFGTGCVKVTPAHDPNDFQMGHRHKLPMINIMNQDGSLNENAGPFQGQDRFVARKNVVQRLKDLGFLVKVEDYKHTVPYSDRGKVPVEPLLSTQWFVKIRPLADKALNCLDDHDSPAFIPERWTKVYRDWLVKLDDWCISRQLWWGHQIPAWYAISETDGKITDETPFIVARTEAEAQEKAIAKFGETVILEQDPDVLDTWFSSGLWPFSTLGWPEQTLDLSKYYPTATLSTGFDIIFFWVARMTMMGGYFTGKMPFKTVYIHGLIRDENGKKMSKSAGNGIDPLLLIDKYGTDAVRFTLMKEVIGAGQDIRLEYNRETDESASVEASRNFANKLWNASRFVMMNLDGKSPKQLGEPNINQLELSDQWILSRFNQTVKQTRNQMENYGIGEAAKGIYEFIWGDFCDWYIELVKLRLQGENTESRHVAQQTLAYVLEGILKLLHPFMPHITEEIWHSLTQTGEEDCLALQAYPVVVEENILEVQRLGKFVKDPDSIVGQVLSTLLELPDLIGDFVKQYQKPLILTGLFFVAFLTVKCFVAALNAINEIPLLPNIFELIGMGYSGWFVYRYLLKASQREELGKIIQELKTEFIGSGEPVKPVDLNLQVPNSFSSVSQDSASEITTILDPKLEADFELIIGAIRTVRNLRAEADIKPKVKVNAILQTESLKEQDILKQGQTYIQELGKVETLTITEQLTGNEGQTIAGVIGTVQVLMPLAGVVDVAAFQTKLQKKLAKVEKEIQGFQRNLNNPNFVNRAEPEVVENTRNNLAEAEKQAEILRERLSQFSS; from the coding sequence ATGACTGCAACGACCCCAAGCCAAGCCACAAAATACGAACCCTTCAGTACCGAAGCCAAATGGCAACAGTATTGGGAAGATCATCAGGTGTTTAAAGCTGACCCCAACCAACCGGGGGAACCCTATTGCATTATGATTCCTCCGCCTAACGTGACGGGAAGTCTGCACATGGGTCATGCCTTTAATAACTCCCTGATTGATGCCTTGATTCGCTATCATCGCATGAAGGGTGACAACGCTTTGTATTTGCCGGGGATGGATCATGCCAGTATTGCAGTCCAAACAATTTTAGAACGACAACTCAAAGCTGAAGGCAAAACCCGCTATGATTTAGGACGAGAAAAATTTTTAGAACAAGCTTGGGAATGGAAGGAAAAATCGGGGGGAACCATTGTTAATCAGTTGCGACGGTTGGGGGTTTCTTGTGATTGGACGCGGGAACGATTTACCCTGGATGAAGGATTATCAAAAGCGGTCTTAGAAGCGTTTATTCAGTTATATGAAGATGGCTTAATTTATCGAGGGAAATATTTAGTCAATTGGTGTCCTGCGAGTCAATCAGCCGTATCGGATTTAGAAGTAGAAAATAAAGAAATTAATGGCAATTTGTGGCATTTTCGCTATCCTTTAAGCGATGGTAGCGGTTATGTGGAAGTAGCAACAACACGACCGGAAACGATGTTAGGGGATACGGCGGTTGCAGTTAATCCGAATGATATTCGTTACAAAGATTTAATCGGAAAAACCCTAACTTTACCGATTATGAAACGGGAAATTCCGATTATTGCGGATGAATTTGTTGATCCGAGTTTTGGTACGGGTTGTGTGAAAGTGACTCCCGCCCATGATCCGAATGATTTTCAAATGGGTCATCGCCATAAACTGCCGATGATTAATATTATGAATCAGGATGGATCTCTGAATGAAAATGCAGGGCCATTCCAGGGACAGGATCGATTTGTGGCGCGAAAAAATGTGGTTCAACGTCTCAAAGATTTGGGATTTTTAGTTAAAGTTGAAGATTATAAACATACGGTTCCCTATAGCGATCGCGGTAAAGTTCCGGTTGAACCGCTATTATCAACCCAATGGTTTGTTAAAATTAGACCTCTGGCGGATAAAGCTTTAAATTGTTTAGATGATCATGATTCTCCGGCTTTTATTCCTGAACGTTGGACGAAGGTTTATCGAGATTGGTTAGTTAAATTAGACGATTGGTGTATTTCTCGACAATTGTGGTGGGGTCATCAAATTCCCGCTTGGTATGCGATTAGTGAAACTGATGGCAAAATTACCGATGAAACACCGTTTATTGTGGCGAGAACTGAAGCGGAAGCCCAAGAAAAAGCAATTGCAAAATTTGGAGAAACCGTAATTTTAGAACAAGATCCTGATGTTTTGGATACTTGGTTTTCGTCGGGGTTATGGCCGTTTTCAACGTTAGGATGGCCGGAACAAACCTTAGATTTAAGCAAATATTATCCCACCGCGACCTTATCAACGGGGTTTGATATTATCTTTTTCTGGGTTGCTCGAATGACGATGATGGGGGGATATTTTACCGGAAAAATGCCCTTTAAAACCGTTTATATTCACGGGTTAATTCGGGATGAAAACGGTAAGAAAATGTCAAAATCTGCCGGAAACGGGATTGATCCGTTATTACTGATTGATAAATACGGAACCGATGCTGTGCGGTTTACGTTAATGAAAGAAGTGATTGGCGCAGGGCAAGATATTCGTTTAGAATATAATCGAGAAACTGACGAATCTGCCTCCGTTGAAGCGTCTCGAAATTTTGCCAATAAACTGTGGAATGCCTCTCGGTTTGTGATGATGAACTTAGACGGGAAATCTCCGAAACAGTTAGGAGAACCCAATATTAATCAGTTAGAACTGAGTGATCAATGGATTTTATCTCGCTTTAACCAAACCGTTAAACAAACCCGTAACCAGATGGAAAATTACGGCATTGGTGAAGCAGCAAAAGGCATTTATGAGTTTATTTGGGGAGATTTTTGTGATTGGTATATTGAATTAGTCAAACTTCGTTTACAAGGAGAAAATACCGAATCTCGTCACGTTGCTCAACAAACTTTAGCTTATGTGTTAGAAGGGATTTTAAAACTTCTCCATCCCTTTATGCCCCATATTACCGAGGAAATTTGGCATAGTTTAACACAAACGGGGGAAGAAGATTGTTTAGCGTTACAAGCTTATCCGGTTGTTGTAGAAGAAAATATCTTAGAAGTGCAACGGTTAGGCAAATTTGTTAAAGATCCTGATTCAATTGTCGGTCAAGTTTTGAGTACCTTATTAGAATTACCTGACCTGATAGGAGATTTCGTTAAACAATATCAAAAACCGTTAATTTTGACGGGGTTGTTTTTCGTTGCCTTTTTAACAGTTAAATGTTTTGTGGCGGCGTTGAATGCTATTAATGAAATCCCGTTACTACCCAATATTTTTGAATTGATTGGGATGGGATATTCCGGTTGGTTTGTGTATCGTTATTTGTTGAAGGCGTCTCAACGAGAAGAACTGGGTAAAATTATACAAGAGTTAAAAACGGAATTTATTGGCAGTGGAGAACCTGTCAAACCTGTTGATTTAAACTTACAAGTTCCTAACAGTTTTTCGTCCGTTTCTCAAGATTCTGCTTCGGAAATTACTACCATTCTTGACCCGAAATTAGAAGCAGATTTTGAGTTAATTATTGGGGCAATTCGTACCGTCAGAAATTTACGAGCAGAAGCGGATATTAAACCGAAAGTGAAAGTTAATGCTATTCTACAAACGGAAAGCCTTAAAGAACAGGATATCTTGAAACAAGGGCAAACCTATATTCAAGAATTAGGTAAAGTCGAAACCTTAACCATTACAGAACAGTTAACCGGAAATGAAGGTCAAACTATTGCGGGAGTTATAGGAACAGTTCAGGTGTTAATGCCTTTAGCAGGCGTGGTTGATGTAGCCGCTTTTCAAACCAAATTGCAGAAAAAATTGGCTAAAGTTGAAAAGGAAATTCAAGGGTTTCAACGCAATTTGAATAACCCGAATTTCGTTAACCGTGCGGAACCGGAAGTAGTTGAAAATACTCGCAATAATTTAGCAGAAGCCGAAAAACAAGCGGAAATTCTGCGAGAACGGTTAAGTCAATTTTCATCATAA
- a CDS encoding DUF433 domain-containing protein, with product MTLTKTEYKYIELNEDNVPTIAGTTMKVVELVETQIAYSWSPAELHLNHRYLTMSQILSALAYYWDHKPELDAEIKRREDYVKLAEIEAGESPFAARLRAQGLL from the coding sequence ATGACACTTACAAAAACCGAGTATAAATATATAGAGCTAAATGAAGACAATGTTCCCACCATAGCTGGAACTACAATGAAAGTCGTTGAATTAGTTGAAACTCAAATCGCTTATAGTTGGAGTCCAGCAGAATTGCACCTCAATCATCGCTATTTAACCATGAGTCAAATTCTTTCTGCTTTAGCTTATTATTGGGATCATAAACCAGAACTTGATGCAGAAATTAAGCGACGAGAAGACTATGTTAAACTGGCAGAAATTGAAGCTGGTGAATCTCCTTTTGCTGCTAGATTACGTGCTCAAGGGCTATTGTAG